The Vicia villosa cultivar HV-30 ecotype Madison, WI linkage group LG1, Vvil1.0, whole genome shotgun sequence genome includes a region encoding these proteins:
- the LOC131649978 gene encoding uncharacterized protein LOC131649978 yields the protein MVGRKGEAMDEESESSQVGVGESEAEWGEIRVEEELIGGYECPNFIFSEKEEKRIQRPWKRGVIVKLLGKRIGYKALENRLNQMLVHKGIIGIIDLSNDYYLLRPNFQPEIDTINEVAVWVRISSLPVEYYDTRALFVFGYRIGHTVKVDKRTIKQERGKYVRICVTINLAKPLLAMLRIQGSIYKIEYEGLPLLCLVCERYGNYKENCPTIIREKHAVGESSNTGGEA from the exons ATGGTTGGGAGGAAGGGAGAAGCAATGGATGAGGAAAGCGAAAGCAGTCAGGTTGGTGTAGGAGAGTCAGAGGCTGAGTGGGGGGAAATCAGAGTAGAGGAAGAACTGATAGGTGGTTATGAGTGTCCTAACTTCATCTTTTCGGAGAAGGAAGAGAAGCGTATTCAAAGACCTTGGAAGAGAGGTGTTATAGTCAAATTGTTGGGAAAAAGAATTGGATACAAGGCGCTGGAAAATAGGTTGAATCAAATGTTGGTTCATAAAGGCATTATTGGTATAATTGATCTTAGCAATGATTACTATTTGCTG AGGCCAAACTTCCAACCGGAGATTGATACTATTAATGAAGTGGCAGTGTGGGTTAGAATTTCGAGTCTCCCGGTTGAATATTATGATACGAGGGCACTCTTTGTTTTTGGTTATCGTATTGGTCATACAGTAAAGGTGGATAAAAGAACTATCAAGCAAGAAAGAGGCAAATATGTTCGGATCTGTGTTACTATTAATCTGGCAAAGCCTCTTCTTGCAATGCTGAGAATTCAAGGGAGCATTTATAAGATAGAGTACGAGGGATTACCCTTGCTTTGCCTAGTGTGTGAACGTTATGGAAATTACAAGGAGAACTGTCCAACAATCATCAGAGAGAAGCACGCTGTGGGAGAAAGCAGCAATACTGGGGGAGAAGCATGA